A window of the Deinococcus sp. Marseille-Q6407 genome harbors these coding sequences:
- a CDS encoding methyl-accepting chemotaxis protein — translation MRQGRQVQQQLVAQFAALENDHIELSGSLKGKLADLASQTEEGLNLVDAQLLQPQRITLAPQDITAFTGRLQPLQYDTYTAVNNEIGQELQSQRQNVQRRFIALLLGAILLALVLVGLLILVARSITQPLERLSGAAAALARGQFGARVPVTTSDEFGALSATFNTAAAQLEANERRAEQERIEQEQLQNNIGQFLDVTMDIAEGDLTKRGVVTEDVLGNVVDSINLMTEELGSVLGDVQKASGSVTNGSHQMLNSTENIQQGAEQTAQAAQQVAEQTSAVNRQIQAMAQLAQASAEAARQALLASNEGQQAVQETLSGMQEIRETTQTAEERIAALSERSRQIGQIVDTISAIASQTNLLSLHASIEAAGAGTAGERFSVVADEVRQLADESAQATRQITSLITGIQREIAETVRTIQDNARQVNEGYQVAGTAGERLEQIGELSRESARLAEQISISSREQVQNIEQVSSSVQDIAQTAEHSQQSVEQGRAAAQQLQQLAENLSASLARFRLPG, via the coding sequence GTGCGACAGGGCCGTCAAGTGCAGCAGCAACTGGTGGCCCAGTTCGCGGCGCTGGAAAATGACCATATCGAACTATCAGGCAGCCTGAAAGGCAAGCTCGCCGACCTGGCCAGCCAGACTGAAGAAGGTCTGAACCTGGTCGATGCCCAGCTGCTGCAGCCCCAGCGCATTACCTTGGCGCCACAGGACATCACTGCCTTTACTGGCAGATTACAGCCGCTGCAATATGACACCTACACCGCAGTGAACAACGAAATCGGCCAGGAGTTGCAGTCCCAGCGGCAAAATGTTCAGCGGCGGTTCATAGCTCTGCTGCTCGGAGCCATTCTGCTGGCGCTGGTGCTGGTAGGCCTGCTGATTCTGGTGGCCCGCTCCATTACTCAGCCGCTGGAACGCCTCTCGGGAGCGGCCGCCGCGCTGGCCCGTGGGCAGTTCGGCGCCCGCGTGCCCGTGACCACCAGTGACGAATTCGGTGCCCTCTCTGCCACCTTCAACACCGCCGCTGCCCAGCTTGAAGCCAACGAACGCCGCGCTGAGCAGGAACGTATTGAACAGGAACAACTCCAGAACAACATCGGCCAGTTCCTTGACGTCACCATGGACATCGCCGAAGGGGACCTCACCAAACGCGGTGTCGTCACCGAGGACGTGCTGGGCAACGTCGTGGACTCCATCAACCTGATGACCGAGGAGCTCGGCTCGGTGCTGGGTGACGTGCAGAAAGCTTCCGGTTCCGTGACCAACGGCTCGCACCAGATGCTCAACTCCACCGAGAATATTCAGCAGGGCGCCGAGCAGACCGCGCAGGCCGCGCAGCAGGTGGCCGAACAGACCTCGGCCGTGAACCGCCAGATTCAGGCCATGGCGCAGCTGGCCCAGGCCTCTGCCGAAGCGGCCCGGCAAGCACTGCTGGCGTCCAACGAAGGCCAGCAGGCCGTGCAGGAAACCCTCAGCGGGATGCAGGAGATCCGCGAAACCACCCAGACCGCCGAGGAACGCATCGCGGCGCTGTCGGAGCGTTCGCGGCAAATCGGGCAGATCGTGGACACCATCTCGGCCATCGCCTCGCAGACCAACCTGCTCTCGCTGCACGCCTCGATCGAGGCTGCCGGGGCCGGAACAGCCGGCGAACGCTTCAGCGTGGTGGCCGACGAAGTGCGCCAACTGGCCGACGAGTCCGCCCAGGCCACCCGGCAGATCACCAGCCTGATCACCGGCATTCAGCGCGAGATCGCCGAGACCGTGCGCACCATTCAGGACAATGCCCGGCAGGTGAACGAGGGCTATCAGGTGGCCGGCACCGCCGGTGAGCGCCTGGAGCAGATCGGCGAACTGTCGCGTGAATCGGCTCGCCTGGCCGAGCAGATTTCGATTTCCAGCCGCGAGCAGGTGCAGAATATCGAGCAGGTGTCGTCGTCGGTGCAGGACATCGCCCAGACGGCCGAGCACTCACAGCAGTCGGTGGAGCAGGGCCGCGCCGCCGCTCAGCAGCTGCAGCAGCTGGCCGAGAACCTGAGCGCTTCGCTGGCCCGCTTCCGGCTGCCCGGCTGA
- a CDS encoding chemotaxis protein CheW gives MAERLLLFRYQDEVLGLPANLSREVIEIDRVAPLPGGRGGLAGLVVAGGQARPLLDLHLLAGLPRHHASLGLVAQIGEDLLVLPMDEVVGNLVSEDSLSTSEMLSAPQPTGDYRLDFSVRVINPGVLSSTLQARLTPV, from the coding sequence ATGGCCGAACGTCTGCTGCTGTTCCGTTATCAGGACGAGGTCCTGGGCCTGCCGGCCAACCTGAGCCGCGAAGTGATCGAAATTGACCGGGTGGCCCCCTTGCCCGGCGGCCGCGGCGGGTTGGCCGGGCTGGTGGTGGCTGGCGGACAGGCCCGGCCTCTGCTGGACCTGCACCTGCTGGCAGGTTTGCCGCGCCACCACGCTTCGCTGGGGCTGGTCGCCCAGATCGGCGAGGACCTGCTGGTTTTGCCGATGGACGAAGTGGTGGGCAACCTCGTCAGCGAGGACAGCCTCAGCACCTCGGAAATGCTTTCCGCGCCCCAGCCTACCGGCGATTATCGCCTGGACTTCAGTGTCCGGGTCATTAACCCCGGCGTGCTGAGCAGCACCTTGCAGGCCCGCCTGACTCCGGTCTGA
- a CDS encoding response regulator gives MAKILLVDDSPADIRFMTEVLRGMGHTVASTSDPAEAEGAIGSEDPDLVLLDVVMPGRNGYEVLRGIKREFPNPSFKVVFVSSKGSETDLKWSLRQGAADYIIKPYTPADVQTVLSRHL, from the coding sequence ATGGCAAAAATTCTACTGGTTGACGATTCCCCCGCCGATATCCGTTTCATGACCGAGGTGCTGCGTGGCATGGGTCACACCGTGGCCAGCACCAGCGACCCCGCTGAGGCGGAAGGCGCCATCGGCAGCGAAGATCCGGATCTGGTCCTGCTGGATGTGGTGATGCCCGGCCGCAACGGCTACGAGGTGCTGCGCGGAATCAAGCGCGAATTCCCCAACCCCAGTTTCAAGGTGGTATTCGTCTCGTCCAAGGGCAGCGAAACCGACCTGAAGTGGAGCCTGCGTCAGGGCGCTGCCGACTACATCATCAAGCCTTACACCCCGGCGGATGTGCAGACGGTCCTGAGCCGGCACCTCTGA
- a CDS encoding transposase, with the protein MYKQVSGERTHILSQRILDIPETLYQRRSLQASLHLFHSPGQKTKFSQAEGVSPSALSRFFNVYDWDSDRCREEMQDFQWRILLDTARHKRRPRLRLSVDLTTVEKVGIQLPYVSVYNGRHGIHLVVLFAEYGELKFPISYRVYQGKYTSTPVTLALDLLEEVPDFVGKRFQVCVLADSGFESAVFLDGVQRLGFEFVVGVRSNRRTDHPGQVTVADCPHGGYVNLANWPLETLSLGRMDRGDREFFAVSSELLEGDDILAEGKRRWALESFFKEGKHQFGLAQFALRTARGLDRWILMVFLAFTLTMLYRSEDMTLKEAARLALYTLFPVVRLNHLLSQLQKEREFLLQHGYSLSYARCKL; encoded by the coding sequence GTGTACAAACAGGTTTCAGGGGAGCGCACCCATATTCTCTCACAGCGGATTCTGGACATTCCAGAGACGCTGTACCAACGGCGAAGCCTCCAGGCTTCGCTGCACCTCTTCCACAGTCCAGGTCAGAAGACCAAGTTCAGCCAGGCTGAGGGAGTCAGCCCCAGTGCACTGAGTCGCTTCTTCAACGTCTATGACTGGGATTCAGACCGCTGCCGGGAAGAGATGCAGGACTTCCAGTGGCGCATCCTGCTGGATACAGCTCGTCACAAACGCAGACCTCGTCTGCGGCTCAGCGTGGATCTGACCACGGTGGAAAAGGTGGGAATTCAGCTGCCCTACGTCAGCGTCTACAACGGCAGGCACGGCATCCATCTGGTGGTCCTGTTCGCCGAATATGGGGAACTGAAGTTCCCCATTTCTTACCGGGTCTACCAGGGCAAGTACACCAGCACTCCCGTCACGTTAGCCCTTGACCTGCTGGAAGAGGTGCCAGACTTCGTCGGGAAACGCTTTCAGGTCTGCGTACTGGCAGACAGTGGATTCGAATCCGCTGTCTTTCTGGACGGTGTGCAGCGTCTCGGTTTCGAGTTCGTGGTGGGTGTGAGGAGTAACCGGCGCACGGATCATCCTGGACAGGTGACGGTTGCGGACTGTCCGCATGGGGGGTACGTCAACCTCGCCAACTGGCCTCTGGAAACGCTGTCTCTGGGGAGGATGGACCGTGGGGACCGCGAATTCTTCGCGGTGTCGTCTGAGCTGTTAGAGGGGGATGACATCCTGGCCGAAGGAAAACGGCGCTGGGCGCTGGAATCCTTTTTTAAGGAGGGAAAGCATCAGTTTGGGTTGGCGCAGTTCGCGCTGCGAACTGCCAGGGGTCTGGACCGCTGGATTTTGATGGTCTTCCTGGCCTTCACCCTGACCATGCTGTACCGCTCTGAGGACATGACCTTGAAAGAGGCGGCACGCCTGGCCCTCTACACCCTGTTCCCCGTAGTCAGGCTCAACCATCTTCTGAGTCAGCTCCAAAAAGAACGAGAATTTCTTCTCCAGCACGGCTATTCGCTCAGCTATGCAAGGTGCAAGTTATGA